A single region of the Nocardioides ochotonae genome encodes:
- the era gene encoding GTPase Era translates to MTEQAHRSGFASFVGRPNAGKSTLTNALVGAKVVITSSKPQTTRTVVRGIVHRPDAQLVLVDTPGLHRPRTLLGERLNDLVKTTLAEVDVVAACFPANEKIGPGDRFIVNEMAKVKRTKKVAIATKTDLATPEQIGQHLLDITRLGQEVGVEWAEVVPVSASRGDQIDLLADLLIKLLPEGPQLYPDGDLSDAPEEILVAELIREAALEDVHDELPHSIAVVVEEMNLREDRPEDRPLLDVHANIYVERDSQKGIMIGRKGARLRKVGTDARRQIEALLGTPVYLDLHVKIAKDWQRDPRQLRKLGF, encoded by the coding sequence ATGACCGAGCAGGCGCACCGCAGTGGATTCGCGTCGTTCGTGGGCCGGCCCAACGCCGGCAAGTCCACGTTGACCAACGCGCTGGTGGGCGCGAAGGTCGTGATCACCAGCTCCAAGCCGCAGACCACGCGCACGGTCGTGCGCGGCATCGTGCACCGACCGGACGCCCAGCTCGTGCTGGTCGACACCCCCGGCCTGCACCGCCCGCGCACGCTGCTGGGCGAGCGTCTCAACGACCTGGTGAAGACCACCCTGGCCGAGGTCGACGTCGTCGCCGCGTGCTTCCCCGCCAACGAGAAGATCGGTCCCGGCGACCGCTTCATCGTCAACGAGATGGCCAAGGTGAAGCGCACCAAGAAGGTCGCGATCGCCACCAAGACCGACCTGGCCACCCCCGAGCAGATCGGCCAGCACCTGCTCGACATCACCCGGCTCGGCCAAGAGGTCGGCGTGGAGTGGGCCGAGGTCGTGCCGGTGTCGGCGAGCCGGGGCGACCAGATCGACCTGCTGGCCGACCTGCTGATCAAGCTCCTGCCCGAGGGCCCGCAGCTCTACCCCGACGGCGACCTCAGCGACGCCCCCGAGGAGATCCTGGTCGCCGAGCTGATCCGCGAGGCCGCCCTCGAGGACGTCCACGACGAGCTCCCGCACTCGATCGCCGTGGTGGTCGAGGAGATGAACCTGCGCGAGGACCGCCCCGAGGACCGTCCGCTGCTCGACGTGCACGCCAACATCTACGTCGAGCGGGATTCGCAGAAGGGGATCATGATCGGACGCAAGGGCGCGCGGCTGCGCAAGGTCGGCACCGACGCGCGACGCCAGATCGAGGCCCTCCTCGGCACCCCGGTCTACCTCGACCTGCACGTCAAGATCGCCAAGGACTGGCAGCGCGACCCGCGCCAGCTGCGCAAGCTCGGGTTCTGA
- a CDS encoding SAM-dependent methyltransferase, giving the protein MTLLSRPTISIGDALSTLVRGELPVRFEAYDGSTAGPADADIRLELLTERGLRYLLTAPGDLGLVRAYVAGDLVLHGVHPGDPYRALALLRTGLHLRPPAPGEVVALLRGLGVVPLVPPSPPPQEQLPRWRRTVEGLRHSLGRDAGAIQHHYDVSNAFYRHVLGPSMTYTCAVYPEEGASLEIAQEHKYDLVARKLDLRPGQRLLDLGCGWGGMVLHAAREYGVRSLGVTLSRAQAEWAQERIHEEGLEELAEVRHLDYRLVPERDFDAISSIGLTEHIGVRNYPAYFGWARDRLRPGGRLLNHCITRHDNTRRATAGPFIDRYVFPDGELAGSGTIVAAVEDVGLEVQHHENFRAHYARTLTAWCANLVEHWEECVAEVGVGTARVWGLYMAGSRLGFEHNEIQLHHVLATRTDEQGSSGYPLRHTF; this is encoded by the coding sequence ATGACCCTCCTCTCCCGACCGACGATCTCCATCGGCGACGCGCTCAGCACACTGGTGCGCGGCGAGCTGCCCGTGCGCTTCGAGGCCTACGACGGCAGCACCGCGGGTCCCGCCGACGCCGACATCCGCCTCGAGCTGCTCACCGAGCGCGGCCTGCGCTACCTGCTCACCGCGCCGGGCGACCTCGGGCTGGTCCGCGCGTACGTCGCTGGCGACCTGGTCCTCCACGGCGTGCACCCCGGCGACCCCTACCGGGCGCTCGCCCTGCTGCGCACCGGCCTGCACCTGCGTCCCCCGGCGCCGGGAGAGGTGGTCGCGCTGCTGCGCGGGCTCGGGGTGGTGCCCCTCGTACCGCCCTCGCCGCCCCCGCAGGAGCAGCTGCCCCGCTGGCGCCGCACGGTCGAGGGGCTGCGGCACTCGCTGGGCCGCGACGCCGGGGCCATCCAGCACCACTACGACGTCTCCAACGCCTTCTATCGTCACGTCCTGGGCCCGTCGATGACCTACACCTGCGCGGTCTACCCGGAGGAGGGCGCGAGCCTGGAGATCGCCCAGGAGCACAAGTACGACCTGGTCGCGCGCAAGCTCGACCTGCGTCCGGGGCAGCGGCTGCTCGACCTCGGCTGCGGCTGGGGCGGGATGGTGCTGCACGCCGCGCGCGAGTACGGCGTGCGCTCGCTGGGCGTCACCCTGTCGCGCGCCCAGGCCGAGTGGGCCCAGGAGCGGATCCACGAGGAGGGCCTCGAGGAGCTCGCGGAGGTGCGTCACCTCGACTACCGCCTGGTGCCCGAGCGCGACTTCGACGCCATCTCCTCGATCGGGCTGACCGAGCACATCGGGGTGCGCAACTACCCGGCGTACTTCGGGTGGGCCCGCGACCGGCTGCGGCCGGGCGGGCGGCTGCTCAACCACTGCATCACCCGCCACGACAACACCCGCCGGGCCACGGCGGGGCCGTTCATCGACCGCTACGTGTTCCCCGACGGCGAGCTCGCCGGCTCGGGGACCATCGTCGCGGCGGTGGAGGACGTCGGGCTGGAGGTGCAGCACCACGAGAACTTCCGGGCCCACTACGCGCGCACCCTCACCGCATGGTGCGCCAACCTCGTCGAGCACTGGGAGGAGTGCGTCGCGGAGGTCGGCGTCGGCACCGCCCGGGTCTGGGGGCTCTACATGGCGGGGAGCCGGCTGGGCTTCGAGCACAACGAGATCCAGCTGCACCACGTGCTGGCGACGCGCACCGACGAGCAGGGGAGCAGTGGCTACCCGCTCCGGCACACGTTCTGA
- a CDS encoding FAD-binding oxidoreductase codes for MVRARAWQQHEQAVARLRRSYAAVPDGQPVRLAKTTSNLFRPRAVSQAPGLDVSGLTGVLSVDPHTRTAEVQGMCTYEHLVEATLPHGLVPLVVPQLRTITLGGAVSGLGIESTSFRNGLPHESVLEMDVFTGSGVVVTTRPGEELFDTFPNSYGSLGYATRLRIALEPAGPFVDLRHVRFEDAASLAKVVESIIATREHDGVRVDGLDGVAFSPDELYLTLATWREEPGETSDYTGSQIYYRSIRERRTDLLGIHDYLWRWDTDWFWCSGAFGVQHPVVRRLWPRRWRRSEVYHRLVGLDHRFGVVDRLDRRAGRPLRERVVQDVEVPLDRVTEFLDWFDREVGMRPVWLCPLVARRAWPTYPLVPGLPYVNVGFWGTVPVGPEAAQAPLNRAIEARVHELGGHKSLYSDSYYDRETFDRLYAGPLLASVKDRHDPDRRLTDLYDKAVQKR; via the coding sequence ATGGTGCGTGCGCGCGCATGGCAGCAGCATGAGCAGGCGGTCGCCCGCCTGCGGCGTTCCTACGCCGCCGTGCCGGACGGACAACCGGTGCGCCTGGCCAAGACGACGTCGAACCTGTTCCGTCCCCGGGCCGTCTCGCAGGCGCCGGGCCTCGACGTCTCCGGGCTGACCGGGGTGCTGTCGGTCGACCCGCACACGCGCACCGCCGAGGTACAGGGCATGTGCACCTACGAGCACCTGGTCGAGGCGACCCTGCCGCACGGACTGGTGCCGCTGGTGGTCCCGCAGCTGCGCACGATCACGCTGGGCGGCGCCGTGAGCGGCCTGGGCATCGAGTCGACGAGCTTCCGCAACGGACTGCCGCACGAGTCGGTGCTGGAGATGGACGTCTTCACCGGCTCCGGGGTGGTGGTGACGACCCGGCCGGGGGAGGAGCTCTTCGACACCTTCCCCAACAGCTACGGCTCGCTGGGCTACGCCACCCGGCTGCGCATCGCGCTCGAGCCGGCCGGCCCGTTCGTCGACCTGCGCCACGTGCGCTTCGAGGACGCCGCGTCGCTGGCGAAGGTCGTCGAGTCGATCATCGCGACACGCGAGCACGACGGGGTCCGCGTCGACGGCCTCGACGGCGTTGCGTTCAGCCCGGACGAGCTCTACCTGACCCTCGCGACCTGGCGCGAGGAGCCGGGGGAGACCAGCGACTACACGGGCTCGCAGATCTACTACCGCAGCATCCGCGAGCGGCGCACCGACCTGCTGGGCATCCACGACTACCTGTGGCGCTGGGACACCGACTGGTTCTGGTGCTCGGGGGCCTTCGGGGTCCAGCACCCCGTCGTACGACGGCTGTGGCCGCGGCGCTGGCGCCGCTCGGAGGTCTACCACCGGCTGGTGGGCCTCGACCATCGCTTCGGGGTCGTCGACCGCCTCGACCGGAGGGCCGGACGACCGCTGCGCGAACGCGTCGTGCAGGACGTCGAGGTGCCCCTCGACCGGGTGACGGAGTTCCTCGACTGGTTCGACCGCGAGGTCGGGATGCGCCCGGTCTGGCTCTGCCCGCTGGTCGCGCGCCGGGCCTGGCCGACCTATCCGCTCGTGCCCGGGCTGCCCTACGTCAACGTCGGGTTCTGGGGCACCGTCCCGGTCGGGCCGGAGGCGGCGCAGGCACCCCTCAACCGGGCCATCGAGGCACGCGTCCACGAGCTCGGCGGTCACAAGTCGCTCTACTCCGACTCCTACTACGACCGCGAGACCTTCGACCGGCTCTACGCCGGCCCCCTGCTGGCGTCGGTCAAGGACCGTCACGATCCCGACCGCCGGCTCACGGACCTCTACGACAAGGCGGTGCAGAAGCGATGA
- a CDS encoding septum formation family protein codes for MLRRARHLSGRAATLAVVLALLASGCSDGEAQGHDPDPAQVDGVEIPEIGACRVLTPEDVDQPSNATRTVDCAEETHTAQTFAAGEFPERLHDVDRDAEALGDFAYRVCSTSFMSHLGADESLVMRSMLSWAWFRPSEEAWADGARWYRCDVVGGGEQSTEYLTLPEKTRGLLGGNPDDRWMACVEGPTVQGAPRVSCSEKHDWRAISAIKVGEPDDPYPGDRVVEVTTRDYCSRWIGAWLEYPVSYDYAYTWFHEAEWEAGNRRSVCWARTER; via the coding sequence TTGCTCCGCCGTGCCCGACACCTGTCCGGACGCGCCGCGACCCTCGCGGTCGTCCTCGCCCTGCTCGCCTCCGGGTGCAGCGACGGGGAGGCGCAGGGACACGACCCGGACCCCGCGCAGGTCGACGGCGTGGAGATCCCCGAGATCGGCGCGTGCCGGGTGCTGACCCCCGAGGACGTCGACCAGCCGAGCAACGCGACCCGCACCGTGGACTGCGCCGAGGAGACCCACACCGCGCAGACGTTCGCGGCCGGGGAGTTCCCCGAGCGGCTGCACGACGTGGATCGCGACGCCGAGGCACTGGGTGACTTCGCCTACCGGGTCTGCTCCACGTCGTTCATGTCCCACCTGGGCGCCGACGAGAGCCTGGTCATGCGCAGCATGCTGAGCTGGGCCTGGTTCCGGCCCTCCGAGGAGGCGTGGGCCGACGGTGCGCGCTGGTACCGCTGCGACGTCGTCGGCGGCGGCGAGCAGTCGACGGAGTACCTCACCCTCCCGGAGAAGACCCGCGGCCTGCTCGGCGGCAACCCCGACGACCGGTGGATGGCCTGCGTCGAGGGCCCCACCGTCCAGGGCGCACCGCGTGTGTCGTGCTCGGAGAAGCACGACTGGCGCGCGATCAGCGCGATCAAGGTCGGCGAGCCCGACGATCCCTACCCGGGCGACCGGGTGGTCGAGGTCACCACCCGCGACTACTGCTCGCGCTGGATCGGCGCTTGGCTGGAGTACCCCGTCAGCTACGACTACGCCTACACCTGGTTCCACGAGGCGGAGTGGGAGGCCGGCAACCGGAGGTCGGTGTGCTGGGCGCGCACCGAGCGCTGA
- a CDS encoding siderophore-interacting protein, which yields MSTRAQQYTAEVVGREQLSEHLVRLVLGGPGLSGFTSTGIPDEWVGLVIPGQFQSRYYTVRSFDGAELVLDVVVHDVGLVTEWARRRGPGEVVGEQVTVTEAKGSFAMPSDAGWLLLVGDLTAMPAMARIAESVEVPTRIWAEVPAGAPAELADYLPAGPEVTWLEQPGDGQSALAAVVEGIDWPEGEGYFWMAGESAQMRAIRKHLMRERQLPSTAYDVMGYWRGVARRQPRAVDPGPVWRAGRAAGKNEQQIWADYDAQQDAADRDLPTDAQQEA from the coding sequence GTGAGCACCCGAGCCCAGCAGTACACCGCGGAGGTCGTGGGCCGCGAGCAGCTCTCGGAGCATCTCGTGCGGCTCGTCCTCGGTGGACCCGGCCTCTCCGGCTTCACCTCCACCGGCATTCCCGACGAGTGGGTGGGGCTGGTGATCCCCGGGCAGTTCCAGAGCCGCTACTACACCGTGCGCTCCTTCGACGGCGCCGAGCTGGTCCTCGACGTGGTCGTCCACGACGTCGGCCTGGTCACCGAGTGGGCGCGCCGCCGCGGGCCCGGCGAGGTGGTCGGGGAGCAGGTCACCGTCACCGAGGCGAAGGGGTCCTTCGCGATGCCGTCCGACGCCGGGTGGCTGTTGCTGGTGGGCGACCTCACCGCGATGCCCGCCATGGCGCGCATCGCCGAGAGCGTCGAGGTCCCGACCCGCATCTGGGCCGAGGTGCCGGCCGGTGCCCCGGCCGAGCTGGCCGACTACCTCCCCGCAGGCCCGGAGGTGACCTGGCTCGAGCAGCCGGGCGACGGGCAGAGCGCGCTGGCCGCGGTCGTGGAGGGCATCGACTGGCCCGAGGGCGAGGGCTACTTCTGGATGGCCGGGGAGTCCGCGCAGATGCGCGCGATCCGCAAGCACCTGATGCGTGAGCGGCAGCTGCCGAGCACGGCGTACGACGTGATGGGCTACTGGCGCGGCGTGGCCCGACGCCAGCCGCGCGCCGTCGACCCGGGCCCCGTGTGGCGCGCCGGCCGGGCGGCGGGCAAGAACGAGCAGCAGATCTGGGCCGACTACGACGCCCAGCAGGACGCGGCCGATCGGGACCTCCCGACGGACGCCCAGCAGGAGGCTTGA
- a CDS encoding aromatic acid exporter family protein — protein sequence MLAFKTAVAAAVAWLAVREVGGFLADYPWYAPLGAVVAVNNTVASSVRDASRAVCAVLLGAGLAFGVRLLDLPSPVALAVVVGVGTVVGGLRFLHDLGSWVPVSGLFVLLVGGGDPVHYPVAYLGLTAFGALIGVAMNLAFPPLPVLRTSSAESRLRGLLAEQLDALADGLMSEEVLSTEEWRARHHDLLPRIHELEGVLAELNDARRANWRVARWREVTDRQHEQARALHQLSLLVEDVSSLIAHRAHLLRIDAEVGDSLMGDAAETLQVMAELLRSLTGPTAHEEDLVRADDTVQRLATAIRENNAGSRQDGFVAASIVTSVRRALASLTPEELADRIPSHW from the coding sequence GTGCTCGCGTTCAAGACCGCGGTCGCCGCCGCGGTGGCCTGGCTCGCGGTCCGTGAGGTCGGCGGGTTCCTCGCCGACTACCCCTGGTACGCCCCGCTCGGCGCGGTCGTGGCGGTCAACAACACCGTGGCCAGCTCTGTGCGCGACGCCTCCCGCGCGGTGTGTGCGGTGCTGCTGGGGGCAGGCCTGGCGTTCGGGGTGCGCCTGCTCGACCTGCCCTCCCCGGTGGCGCTGGCCGTCGTCGTCGGGGTCGGCACCGTGGTGGGCGGGCTCCGGTTCCTGCACGACCTGGGCAGCTGGGTGCCGGTCTCGGGGCTGTTCGTGCTGCTGGTCGGCGGCGGTGACCCGGTGCACTACCCCGTGGCGTACCTGGGTCTCACGGCGTTCGGCGCGCTGATCGGTGTCGCGATGAACCTCGCGTTCCCCCCGTTGCCGGTCCTGCGCACCAGCAGCGCCGAGAGCCGCCTGCGCGGGCTCCTGGCCGAGCAGCTCGACGCGCTCGCCGACGGGCTGATGAGCGAGGAGGTGCTCAGCACCGAGGAGTGGCGCGCTCGCCACCACGACCTGCTCCCCCGCATCCACGAGCTCGAGGGCGTGCTGGCCGAGCTCAACGACGCCCGCCGCGCCAACTGGCGCGTCGCCCGCTGGCGCGAGGTGACCGACCGTCAGCACGAGCAGGCACGCGCGCTGCACCAGCTCTCCCTGCTCGTCGAGGACGTCAGCTCGCTCATCGCGCACCGCGCCCACCTGCTGCGCATCGACGCCGAGGTCGGGGACTCGCTGATGGGCGACGCCGCGGAGACGCTCCAGGTGATGGCCGAGCTCCTGCGATCCCTGACCGGCCCGACCGCCCACGAGGAGGACCTGGTCAGGGCCGATGACACGGTGCAGCGCCTGGCGACCGCGATCCGGGAGAACAACGCCGGCTCACGCCAGGACGGCTTCGTGGCCGCCTCCATCGTGACCTCGGTACGCCGCGCGCTCGCCTCGCTGACCCCGGAGGAGCTCGCCGACCGGATCCCGTCGCACTGGTGA
- a CDS encoding sigma-70 family RNA polymerase sigma factor — protein MSPEHLETTHSTAGAATVRASRVPGTDPARARDGDRGKTRQQRSDLTRDLLDRAAATQDPAARAVLLEEVVLVNRGVAEAVAARYRNRGIAQDDLVQVAYEGLTKAVKRFDPALRNDLLTYAVPTIRGEVQRYFRDQGWTVRPPRRIQELQWRVNRCLDDLGHELGREPSDEEVMRRLGLDATEYREVVEAFGCFQPTSLDNPVSTDGATTLGDLLADEDTAQRASEARVVLAPVVRQLSERDRRILYLRFFEDRTQEQIGLELGVTQMQVSRLLTRILRRLRDQVEGEGATT, from the coding sequence ATGTCACCTGAGCACCTCGAGACCACCCACTCCACAGCCGGCGCAGCCACGGTGAGGGCCTCCCGAGTCCCGGGAACGGACCCCGCCCGGGCCCGCGACGGCGACCGCGGCAAGACCCGCCAGCAGCGCTCCGACCTGACCCGCGACCTGCTGGACCGCGCAGCCGCGACCCAGGACCCTGCCGCGCGCGCCGTACTGCTCGAGGAGGTGGTCCTCGTCAACCGGGGGGTGGCGGAGGCGGTCGCGGCGCGCTATCGCAACCGCGGGATCGCCCAGGACGACCTGGTCCAGGTCGCCTACGAGGGCCTGACGAAGGCGGTCAAGCGCTTCGACCCCGCCCTGCGCAACGACCTGCTCACCTACGCCGTGCCGACGATCCGTGGGGAGGTCCAGCGCTACTTCCGCGACCAGGGCTGGACGGTGCGCCCCCCGCGTCGCATCCAGGAGCTGCAGTGGCGCGTCAACCGCTGCCTCGACGACCTGGGGCACGAGCTCGGTCGCGAGCCGAGCGACGAGGAGGTCATGCGCCGCCTCGGCCTCGACGCCACTGAGTACCGCGAGGTCGTCGAGGCCTTCGGCTGCTTCCAGCCCACGTCGCTGGACAACCCCGTCAGCACCGACGGCGCGACGACGTTGGGCGATCTCCTCGCCGACGAGGACACCGCGCAGCGCGCCAGCGAGGCCCGCGTCGTGCTGGCCCCGGTGGTCCGCCAGCTCTCCGAGCGCGACCGGCGGATCCTCTACCTGCGCTTCTTCGAGGACCGCACCCAGGAGCAGATCGGCCTGGAGCTGGGCGTGACCCAGATGCAGGTCTCCCGTCTGCTCACCCGGATCCTGCGCCGGCTCCGTGACCAGGTCGAGGGCGAGGGCGCGACGACGTGA
- a CDS encoding GAF and ANTAR domain-containing protein: MNDDTPLAACFAALSADLLNAPGDLTCQRVVDRAVEVVPGADRAGITLRGKRGRPTTVAATDEIVELLDKEQYALREGPCLDAAGEEPYRVASDLHADQRWPRWAPYAVDLDVRSVLSLRLHTGSRTLGALNLYAAGPGAFDRQAFDVAAVFTIHATEALRTSALISDLRAALESRHVIGTAQGLLAARYDLSYEAAFAVLRRFSNETNTPLREVAERVMETRDLPSAPTSRDVAGARGAGDEEDGGPAASR, from the coding sequence ATGAACGACGACACCCCGCTGGCGGCCTGCTTCGCCGCGCTGTCCGCGGATCTGCTCAACGCGCCCGGCGACCTGACCTGCCAGCGCGTCGTCGACCGCGCGGTCGAGGTCGTGCCCGGCGCCGACCGTGCGGGGATCACCCTGCGCGGCAAGCGGGGCCGGCCCACGACCGTCGCCGCGACCGACGAGATCGTCGAGCTCCTCGACAAGGAGCAGTACGCGCTGCGCGAGGGCCCCTGCCTGGACGCGGCCGGCGAGGAGCCGTACCGCGTGGCCAGCGACCTCCACGCCGACCAGCGGTGGCCGCGCTGGGCGCCGTACGCCGTGGACCTCGACGTCCGCTCGGTGCTCAGCCTGCGCCTGCACACCGGCAGCCGCACGCTCGGCGCGCTCAACCTGTACGCCGCGGGGCCGGGCGCCTTCGACCGACAGGCGTTCGACGTGGCCGCGGTCTTCACCATCCACGCCACCGAGGCGCTGCGCACGTCGGCACTCATCTCCGACCTGCGGGCCGCGCTCGAGTCGCGCCACGTGATCGGCACCGCGCAGGGCCTGCTCGCGGCGCGCTACGACCTGAGCTACGAGGCGGCCTTCGCGGTGCTGCGCCGCTTCTCCAACGAGACCAACACGCCGTTGCGCGAGGTGGCCGAGCGGGTCATGGAGACCCGCGACCTCCCGTCTGCCCCGACCTCCCGGGACGTCGCCGGGGCGCGCGGCGCCGGGGACGAGGAAGACGGCGGGCCGGCCGCGAGCCGCTAG
- a CDS encoding SpoIIE family protein phosphatase: protein MNHHGEVNNVAHEGPSEAALAAFEHAPGLLAVAEGPDLVLTAMNADSRAMFGDLRGRPAAEAFPGPAGAPIVARAREVVASGVPFVAEEWRVPGSTTDAFYRCVLSPWRDEDGRVRGVIAQGDDRTESAHRRAASAAVARTREARARTDATTEVLVTLQDAMLPDGLPIVPGLSLAARYLLAEDGASAGGDWFDVLALPDGRTVMVVGDVVGHGVRASVVMGELRTLFEERVRLDGDVVAALEALERRAHRVAAARSATLAVAVVSADRRTLHYCTAGHPPPLVSSAAGETTYLPGSGAAPLGAGYPFVLQEHPLSEGDVVLLYSDGLVERPGRSVSQNTLDLAHLVGRVVGAAPQADDESLVECVARRTVEDLTRAGGMEDDVTLLAAQVVAAPAPLELVLPALPDTLRVVRHDLSTWLDSVGVGRLDELALQHAVGELVSNAVEHAYPPDVSRAEAVVAVRGDLLPGGAIELSVRDHGRWRAPGAERGRGRGLAMARGFADELHVRHGEEGTRVWLRYWPSTEAGLLTSSAAPGRSQGHEPMVMEADEGRLALRGAVDQRSADEFRRRLAHATRGGTREVWIDLSGVTLLASAGVQTLFEVLEPADDRGAGRVRLVAPMGSPAQHVLDLVRLPYVTERAGDRPSS, encoded by the coding sequence ATGAACCACCACGGAGAGGTCAACAACGTGGCACACGAGGGTCCGTCCGAAGCAGCACTTGCGGCGTTCGAGCACGCGCCGGGGCTGTTGGCGGTCGCCGAGGGTCCCGACCTGGTGCTCACCGCGATGAACGCGGACTCACGGGCGATGTTCGGCGACCTGCGCGGCCGCCCCGCCGCCGAGGCGTTCCCGGGGCCGGCGGGTGCGCCGATCGTGGCGAGGGCCCGCGAGGTGGTCGCGAGCGGCGTGCCGTTCGTCGCCGAGGAGTGGCGCGTCCCCGGATCGACGACCGACGCGTTCTACCGCTGTGTCCTCAGCCCGTGGCGCGACGAGGACGGTCGGGTCCGCGGCGTCATCGCCCAGGGTGACGATCGCACCGAGTCCGCGCACCGGCGCGCCGCGTCGGCGGCCGTCGCCCGCACCAGGGAGGCCCGGGCCCGCACGGACGCGACCACCGAGGTCCTCGTGACGTTGCAGGACGCAATGCTCCCCGACGGGCTGCCGATCGTGCCGGGACTCTCCCTCGCCGCCCGCTACCTGCTGGCCGAGGACGGCGCCTCCGCCGGCGGCGACTGGTTCGACGTCCTGGCCCTACCCGACGGTCGCACGGTGATGGTCGTCGGCGACGTGGTGGGCCACGGGGTCCGGGCGTCGGTGGTGATGGGCGAGCTGCGCACGCTCTTCGAGGAGCGCGTGCGCCTCGACGGCGACGTCGTCGCCGCGCTCGAGGCGCTGGAACGCCGGGCGCACCGGGTCGCCGCTGCACGGTCGGCCACGCTCGCGGTCGCCGTCGTCAGCGCCGATCGCCGCACCCTGCACTACTGCACGGCCGGTCACCCGCCGCCGCTCGTCTCCTCGGCCGCGGGGGAGACGACCTACCTGCCCGGCTCCGGCGCCGCGCCGCTCGGGGCCGGCTACCCGTTCGTGCTCCAAGAGCACCCGCTCTCCGAGGGCGACGTGGTGCTTCTGTACAGCGACGGACTGGTCGAGCGTCCGGGGCGCTCCGTCAGCCAGAACACCCTGGACCTCGCGCACCTGGTCGGTCGGGTCGTGGGAGCGGCCCCGCAGGCCGACGACGAGAGCCTCGTCGAGTGCGTGGCCCGCCGCACCGTGGAGGACCTCACCCGGGCCGGTGGCATGGAGGACGACGTCACGCTCCTGGCGGCCCAGGTCGTGGCGGCCCCCGCGCCGCTGGAGCTGGTGCTGCCCGCCCTCCCCGACACCCTGCGGGTGGTGCGGCACGACCTCAGCACGTGGCTCGACTCCGTCGGGGTCGGCCGTCTCGACGAGCTCGCGCTCCAGCACGCCGTGGGCGAGCTCGTCAGCAACGCGGTCGAGCACGCCTACCCGCCGGACGTGAGCCGCGCGGAGGCGGTGGTGGCCGTGCGCGGCGATCTGCTTCCCGGCGGGGCGATCGAGCTGAGCGTCCGTGACCACGGTCGCTGGCGTGCGCCCGGCGCAGAGCGCGGCCGCGGCCGCGGCCTGGCGATGGCACGCGGCTTCGCCGACGAGCTCCACGTGCGCCACGGCGAGGAGGGGACGAGGGTGTGGCTGCGCTATTGGCCCAGCACCGAGGCCGGTCTGCTGACCTCCTCCGCCGCCCCCGGCCGAAGCCAAGGGCACGAGCCCATGGTCATGGAGGCCGACGAGGGCCGTCTGGCGCTGCGTGGGGCGGTCGACCAGCGCTCGGCCGACGAGTTCCGCCGTCGCCTCGCCCACGCCACCCGCGGCGGCACCCGAGAGGTCTGGATCGACCTGTCCGGGGTCACCCTCCTCGCGAGCGCGGGGGTGCAGACGCTCTTCGAGGTGCTCGAGCCCGCTGACGACCGCGGCGCCGGGCGGGTCCGTCTGGTCGCGCCCATGGGGTCACCGGCCCAGCACGTCCTGGATCTGGTGCGTCTTCCCTACGTCACCGAGCGGGCCGGGGACCGTCCGAGCAGCTGA
- a CDS encoding septum formation family protein, whose product MGGRQPEVGVLGAHRALSRKRPAVRLAAAVVAAVLLAGCTGDTGDTNGPSDPDRTATGSAAPTPAPTARAVPAPKVGSCHRLTYAQAVAPTAPEGSVPCAQPHTSITYAAGALDDVVRGHLVAVDSARVQEQVARTCPRELQGFLGGTPDDLRLSMLRPIWFTPTVEQSDEGARWYRCDVIEVTAGKRLVPLGRDLRGALGRTDDRERYAMCGTAAPDAASFRRVPCAEPHTWRAISVVDLPDGAYPGTDAVRDAGQAPCEDAGRDVAADPLSFTWGYEWPTREQWAAGQTYGRCWAPD is encoded by the coding sequence GTGGGAGGCCGGCAACCGGAGGTCGGTGTGCTGGGCGCGCACCGAGCGCTGAGCCGCAAGCGCCCGGCTGTCCGCCTGGCCGCGGCGGTGGTCGCGGCGGTGCTGCTCGCCGGGTGCACCGGCGACACAGGTGACACCAACGGGCCGAGCGACCCCGACCGGACCGCCACCGGATCCGCGGCACCCACCCCGGCCCCGACGGCGCGGGCGGTCCCGGCGCCGAAGGTCGGCAGCTGCCACCGGTTGACCTACGCCCAGGCCGTCGCGCCCACCGCCCCCGAGGGCTCGGTGCCGTGCGCACAGCCGCATACCTCGATCACGTACGCCGCCGGCGCGCTGGACGACGTGGTCCGCGGCCACCTCGTGGCGGTCGACTCCGCCCGGGTGCAGGAGCAGGTGGCCCGCACCTGCCCCCGCGAGCTCCAGGGCTTCCTCGGCGGCACCCCGGACGACCTGCGGTTGAGCATGCTGCGCCCGATCTGGTTCACCCCGACCGTCGAGCAGTCCGACGAGGGCGCGCGGTGGTACCGCTGCGACGTCATCGAGGTCACCGCCGGCAAGCGGCTCGTCCCACTGGGCCGCGACCTGCGCGGTGCCCTGGGACGTACCGATGACCGCGAGCGCTACGCGATGTGCGGCACCGCTGCACCGGACGCCGCGTCGTTCCGCCGCGTGCCGTGCGCCGAGCCGCACACCTGGCGCGCGATCTCGGTGGTCGACCTCCCGGACGGCGCCTACCCCGGCACCGACGCCGTGCGCGACGCCGGTCAGGCGCCGTGCGAGGACGCCGGCCGCGACGTCGCGGCCGACCCGCTCAGCTTCACGTGGGGCTATGAATGGCCGACCCGCGAGCAGTGGGCGGCTGGCCAGACCTACGGCCGGTGCTGGGCACCGGACTGA